In Francisella orientalis FNO12, the sequence TTCCTTTGCTACATGGTGATAAGGTTGTGATTCTTTTAGGTCTTGGTCTTAGACAAGATTTTATAGCATCAGAATATGATAAGGTTATTGCTAAGGCGGCTGAGCAACTTAAAAAACTCAATATAAAAGAAGTTTCTGTAAACATAGATTATATATTTGATAATGCTAACGTGAAGCAATTTGCATTAGACACTGTTAGAGCGTTTATTTCTGAAACTTATGTTTTCGATCAGCTAAAATCTAAAAAGGAAAATTTCTCATTAGAAGCTATTGAGTTGGTGTATTCAGGTAATCAAGATCTTGAAGAGTCTGCTAAGATTGGTTCGGCGATTGCATGTGGCCAAAACTATGCTAAAGACTTACAAAATCTTCCTGCTAATATCTGTAATACTGACTATATGTTAAATGAAGCTAGAGATTTAACATCTAAGTATGAAACATTTAATCTTAACTATCTAGATCAAGATGCAATGGCAGAGCTTGGTATGGGTTGTGCTCTAGCTGTAGGTCGTGGATCTGATATGTCTAATTATACTGTTTGTATGGAGTATAATGGAGGAGACGAAAATAAAGCGCCTATAGTACTGGTTGGTAAAGGTTTAGTCTTTGATAATGGCGGTATTTGTATTAAACCAGCAGCTGGGATGGACTCTATGAAAATGGATATGGGTGGTGCTGCAGCTGTTATGGGTACAATGAAAGCTTTAGCGATGATAAACCTTCCTATAAATGTAGTTGGAGTTATGGGATTAGCAGAAAATGCTGTAGATGCTAGGTCTTATAGACCTGGTGATGTACTTAAGAGTATGAAGGGTATAACAGTAGAAGTAAGCAACACAGATGCGGAAGGCCGTTTGGTGCTTTGTGATACATTAACTTATATCGGTAAATATAATCCAAAAGCAGTTGTCAATATGGCAACTCTAACTGGTGCTATGATTATATCTTTAGGTGATGCTTTTTCTGGATTGTTTGCAAATAGTGATAAGTTAGCTAATAGTCTTCAGCAAGCTGCTGATGCCTCTAATGATTTGGTGTGGAGATTACCTTTACATAAACCATACCTTAAGAAATTAGAAAGTAAAGTTGCTGATATGGATAATTGTGGTCGTGATAGATCAGCTGGATCTATAGTTGCTGGATTATTCTTATCAAAATTTACAGAAGACTATGAATGGGCTCATCTTGATATCGCAGGGTCTGCAATGGGAGATTTTGCTAGCTGTAAAGCAACAGGTAGACCAGTGCCATTACTAGTACATTATCTTTTATCTCAGGCTAAATAGTAGATTATTAGCTTATCTATCTCTAGCATATTTTTTCTAATATGATATAATATTTCTGTAATTAAATATCACCTCTTTTAGATTTTAATTACGGAGATTAAAAATGTTAAGAATTACTCAACAAGCAATCACTTTTGATGATGTGTTGCTTTCGCCTAGATATTCAAACGTACTTCCACATCAAGTAGATTTGAAGACAAATATTACTAGAAATATTCAATTGAATATTCCTTTAGTTTCTGCAGCTATGGATACTGTTACTGAGTCTCGTCTTGCTATAGCTATAGCTCAAGAAGGTGGCATTGGTATTATTCATAAAAATATGTCTATACAAGCTCAAGCTCAAGAAGTTAAAAAAGTAAAAAGATTTGAAAACGGAATGGTAATTGATCCAATTACTATAAAGCAAGAAAGTTCAATCAAAGAAGTTATGCAGCTTGCGAAAGAGCATAACTTTTCTGGTTTTCCAGTCGTTGATGATAATAATATAATTATTGGTATTGTTACTAAGCGTGATTTTAGATTTGCTAAAGACTTAGATGAACTAGTAAGT encodes:
- a CDS encoding leucyl aminopeptidase, producing MKIVVNSQSTLSAEVLIVAEENLKKLIAETKCPNSKSLLDKKVFKAESGEVLPLLHGDKVVILLGLGLRQDFIASEYDKVIAKAAEQLKKLNIKEVSVNIDYIFDNANVKQFALDTVRAFISETYVFDQLKSKKENFSLEAIELVYSGNQDLEESAKIGSAIACGQNYAKDLQNLPANICNTDYMLNEARDLTSKYETFNLNYLDQDAMAELGMGCALAVGRGSDMSNYTVCMEYNGGDENKAPIVLVGKGLVFDNGGICIKPAAGMDSMKMDMGGAAAVMGTMKALAMINLPINVVGVMGLAENAVDARSYRPGDVLKSMKGITVEVSNTDAEGRLVLCDTLTYIGKYNPKAVVNMATLTGAMIISLGDAFSGLFANSDKLANSLQQAADASNDLVWRLPLHKPYLKKLESKVADMDNCGRDRSAGSIVAGLFLSKFTEDYEWAHLDIAGSAMGDFASCKATGRPVPLLVHYLLSQAK